The DNA region aacaactccgccaaaacctccctatcaacctccttcaccccaacctccctctcatactcctccaacctctgcacaatctccctcaacctcagcctcccaTACCAGTTCCccttccactcccccctccttttcaACTCCTCCCGCATGGTCAAAAACCTTtccgccacctccacttCCACTCTCCACCAATCCCTCGCCGCATCAAGCACCTCGAGCGGTGTGCAATTCACATCCACCAGACCATCCTTCCGACGAAGCACCATCTTGCTTCCCACCCGAGTGACAAGCTTCGACAAAGTCTCCCTCCTGCCCTTGGTGCACCCATCAATGAGATCCCTAATCGGAAGGGGAGTGTGCCGATACTCAGGAAACTCATAGTCGGGCTCCCGCTTGTAAGACTGCCAAACGGCAGCGTGCTGCGGTGCACACTGCCCCTCAAAAATACACCACAAGACGCGCCCGAGCATGTACGCCTCAGCCGCCTCCTGTTCCGCCTCATCAAGCGCCAGCCAGGGGATATTATAGCTCTTATACCCATGGGGAAGCGGCATGTACATTTCATCCTGCTCCAAAACCTGCCAGCCGGGGAGGATCCGGTTGAGAAACTCGGCCCACCGGTTGGGCCTCTCCTCACCAGGAATAAACTGGTTGTACAGAAGCCTGCTGTCGTCCCCCTGCTCTTGCTCTaacccttcctcctccgctccctcgTCCACAGCCAACGTATGCACATAAGCAATCGCATTCACCTCAGGCGCAGCAAACTCGCACCACACACCCCGCTGCTCAAAGTCCACCATGACCAAGTCCCCCCCCGCCGTGAGAACGACATTATCAAGCCTGAGGTCGGGATAGTAAATCCTGCCACGTTCGCGGACGTGCAAGACGGCAGCGGCAAGCTGCCTAGCCCACATTATTTGCATCTCCGGCTTGAGAAGCCCATGGATGTGAAGCAGAGGAATCGTGTCCCGGAGGCTGCCAGCCGCGTAAAACGGAATGATGAAACCCACCACGGCCGTCTTTCCCCCAAAGCGGCAGTACTTGGTGACTAGGTACTTTGGCTTCGAAACAACATGCGGATAAGGCTCCATGAGCAAAAGGTTGCGCAGCTCGCAGACCAGATacttggtgttgctggtgagggcCTTGAAGATCCACAGCTTCTGGCCATCTTCTGGttcatcatgatgatgaatgcGCACCAGGCAGACACTGTCGTGCAGCTGCTGGACAATGCTCAGATTCGAAATGTCGATGATTTCCGGAATGACCTCCTGGGGCAGTCCCAAAGTCTCAACCAGCGCCTTTGGCCTGATGAGTTGCTTCTCCACGTGCCAGGTTGTGGCGATGGTGATCTTGACGCTCTCAAGGCTGAAGCCAAGTTCGAGAATGATGCGTGTACCAAAAGGCTGGTCCTTGTACAAGGCAGCAATGTGTTCTGCCGTCCCTTCACCCTCCAATGACCACTTCTGCAAAGCTCTGAGAATGTGTCTGGTGACCCCGAGACGGTTCAGTCTCGTCGAGTCTTTGGTGTGGAAGGCGGCATCCAGGTCTAGGACGTCCCGAAGGACAGGGTCCCGTGTGGTTTCCATGGGGAGGAACACATCGAGGCGCATGGGTGGGACCTCGCCCACGTGCAAGGGTAGGGCATAGTACTGCGTGCCTATGGCGGTACAGCCGTCGATCCTCCAGAgtgggttgggaagggggtcaAGGCTGTCAACCCGGTTCTTGGGATTCAGCTGGGATTCGAGCCAAGAGGCTTGTCCAGTGTCATTGCCGGTGGGCAAAGCAAGCTCGAGCGCTGACCGGTTCTGGGCAAAGGCGGCGGTCGGGTGGATGGCATCGTGGATTGTGGTGGAGTTGAGCTCCATGGCGGGCCAAAGGTGGTCTTCACACGACGCAGAGAAGGATGGCCTGATGCAAAAGCTTACAGAGAGAACCACAGAATGAAACGAATGGAACCGGG from Podospora pseudoanserina strain CBS 124.78 chromosome 1, whole genome shotgun sequence includes:
- a CDS encoding hypothetical protein (EggNog:ENOG503P06G) → MSDLEHIPPRFHSFHSVVLSVSFCIRPSFSASCEDHLWPAMELNSTTIHDAIHPTAAFAQNRSALELALPTGNDTGQASWLESQLNPKNRVDSLDPLPNPLWRIDGCTAIGTQYYALPLHVGEVPPMRLDVFLPMETTRDPVLRDVLDLDAAFHTKDSTRLNRLGVTRHILRALQKWSLEGEGTAEHIAALYKDQPFGTRIILELGFSLESVKITIATTWHVEKQLIRPKALVETLGLPQEVIPEIIDISNLSIVQQLHDSVCLVRIHHHDEPEDGQKLWIFKALTSNTKYLVCELRNLLLMEPYPHVVSKPKYLVTKYCRFGGKTAVVGFIIPFYAAGSLRDTIPLLHIHGLLKPEMQIMWARQLAAAVLHVRERGRIYYPDLRLDNVVLTAGGDLVMVDFEQRGVWCEFAAPEVNAIAYVHTLAVDEGAEEEGLEQEQGDDSRLLYNQFIPGEERPNRWAEFLNRILPGWQVLEQDEMYMPLPHGYKSYNIPWLALDEAEQEAAEAYMLGRVLWCIFEGQCAPQHAAVWQSYKREPDYEFPEYRHTPLPIRDLIDGCTKGRRETLSKLVTRVGSKMVLRRKDGLVDVNCTPLEVLDAARDWWRVEVEVAERFLTMREELKRRGEWKGNWYGRLRLREIVQRLEEYEREVGVKEVDREVLAELLKRCK